A genomic segment from Arcobacter acticola encodes:
- a CDS encoding CoA transferase subunit A encodes MEKVIDISEIKKFLKDGMIISIGGFFGCGNAHNIIDEILKTDVKNLTIVASDTVVDGKGIGKLVADNRISKLMATHIGTNKDTQKQVNEGLIELELIPQGTLAERLRSASAGLGGVLTRTGLGTLVQEGKEVIIVDEKEYILEKPIFVDLAIIKAHTADRAGNLIYNGSSRNFNVAMAGAAKITIAEVENIVENGELNPNFIHTPFVYVNYLVKA; translated from the coding sequence ATGGAAAAGGTAATAGATATATCTGAGATTAAAAAATTTCTAAAAGATGGAATGATAATTTCTATTGGTGGTTTTTTTGGCTGTGGAAATGCTCATAATATTATAGATGAAATATTAAAAACTGATGTAAAAAATTTGACTATTGTCGCTTCTGATACAGTTGTTGATGGTAAAGGAATAGGAAAACTAGTTGCTGATAATAGAATATCTAAACTTATGGCTACCCATATTGGTACAAATAAAGATACTCAAAAGCAAGTAAACGAAGGTCTTATTGAATTAGAATTAATACCTCAAGGAACTTTAGCTGAAAGATTGAGATCAGCATCTGCTGGATTAGGTGGCGTTTTAACACGAACCGGATTGGGTACATTAGTTCAAGAAGGTAAAGAAGTAATTATTGTAGATGAAAAAGAGTACATTTTAGAAAAACCAATATTTGTTGATTTAGCCATTATAAAAGCGCATACTGCAGATAGAGCTGGAAATTTAATTTATAACGGTTCTTCACGAAATTTTAATGTCGCAATGGCAGGAGCAGCTAAGATAACTATAGCTGAAGTTGAGAACATAGTTGAAAATGGAGAGTTAAATCCCAACTTTATACATACACCATTTGTTTATGTAAATTATTTAGTAAAGGCTTAA
- a CDS encoding 3-oxoacid CoA-transferase subunit B, whose product MEAKEIIAQRVAKEFNNGDFINLGIGLPTLVANYVPKDVEIILHSENGFAGVWDKAHGDDISKDLIDAGGTNVVLRAGGAFFDSCTSFEIIRGGHIDITVLGALEVDQEASLASWNIPGKFVPGMGGSMDLVSGVKKVIIAMLHTAKGAPKILEKCTLPLTGKNVISMIITELGVFKFISGKLHLVELIGDTTLEQIKEVTPASYIVALKNN is encoded by the coding sequence ATGGAAGCAAAAGAGATAATAGCACAAAGAGTTGCAAAAGAATTTAATAATGGTGACTTTATAAATTTAGGTATAGGCTTACCTACTTTAGTAGCCAATTATGTACCTAAAGATGTAGAAATTATTTTACATTCTGAAAATGGTTTTGCAGGGGTTTGGGATAAGGCACATGGGGATGATATTAGCAAAGATTTGATTGATGCAGGTGGTACGAATGTTGTATTAAGAGCTGGTGGAGCATTTTTTGATTCTTGTACATCTTTTGAAATCATTAGAGGTGGTCATATTGATATTACTGTTTTAGGTGCTTTAGAAGTAGATCAAGAAGCTAGTTTGGCTAGTTGGAATATTCCTGGGAAATTTGTTCCTGGAATGGGTGGTTCTATGGACCTAGTAAGTGGGGTGAAGAAAGTAATTATTGCTATGTTACACACTGCTAAAGGAGCTCCTAAAATACTTGAAAAATGTACTTTACCTTTAACTGGAAAAAATGTAATAAGTATGATTATAACTGAGTTGGGAGTTTTTAAATTTATAAGTGGGAAGTTACATTTAGTAGAACTTATTGGTGATACAACATTAGAACAGATAAAAGAAGTTACTCCAGCTTCTTATATTGTTGCATTAAAAAATAATTAA
- a CDS encoding thiolase family protein, translating into MKVYIVEAKRSAIGSFLGTLKDVKPGDLAGQVIKDLTKNIDNNIVDEVIVGNILSAGHSQGIGRQAAIFGGMPHSTVAYSLNMLCGSGMKAVLNAVAEIKSGEKNVIIAGGVESMSGAPFLVSSKARSGLGLGDEKLVDSISDALTDAFEGYHMGITAEKIAEKFNISRQTQDEYALDSQRKAIAADNAGKFVDEITPIVVKTRKGEIIFNKDEYINRNTSLEKLNNLKAVFKKDGTVTAGNASGINDGASFTLIASEDAVKKYNLKPLVEIVDIAQVGIDPSVMGLSPAYAIEKLLNKTGVDISDIDVIEINEAFAAQILGVFELLKEKVNLTDEILNENMNVNGSGIALGHPVGASANRIIVSLIYEMLKQNSTYGLASLCIGGGLGTAILLKKV; encoded by the coding sequence TTGAAAGTATATATTGTAGAAGCAAAAAGAAGTGCTATTGGGAGTTTTTTAGGAACTTTAAAAGATGTGAAACCTGGTGATTTAGCTGGTCAGGTAATAAAAGATTTAACAAAAAATATTGATAATAATATTGTAGATGAAGTTATTGTTGGGAATATCTTAAGCGCAGGACACTCTCAAGGGATAGGAAGACAAGCTGCAATATTTGGAGGAATGCCACATTCAACTGTTGCATATTCATTAAATATGTTATGTGGTTCAGGAATGAAAGCTGTATTAAATGCTGTTGCTGAAATAAAATCAGGTGAAAAGAATGTAATAATTGCTGGTGGTGTTGAAAGTATGTCTGGAGCACCATTTTTAGTTTCATCAAAAGCTAGATCTGGTTTAGGACTAGGAGATGAAAAACTTGTTGATTCTATAAGTGATGCTCTAACAGATGCCTTTGAAGGTTATCATATGGGAATAACTGCTGAAAAAATTGCTGAAAAATTCAATATTTCTAGACAAACGCAAGATGAATATGCTTTAGATTCTCAAAGAAAAGCAATAGCCGCGGATAATGCCGGAAAATTTGTAGATGAGATAACTCCTATTGTCGTTAAAACAAGAAAAGGCGAGATAATATTTAATAAAGATGAATATATTAATAGAAATACTTCTTTAGAAAAATTGAATAATCTAAAAGCTGTTTTTAAAAAAGATGGAACAGTAACTGCTGGAAATGCCTCTGGAATAAATGATGGTGCAAGTTTTACTCTAATTGCATCAGAAGATGCTGTTAAAAAATATAATTTGAAACCTTTGGTAGAAATTGTAGATATAGCTCAAGTTGGGATAGATCCTTCTGTTATGGGATTAAGTCCAGCATATGCAATCGAAAAGTTATTAAATAAAACAGGTGTTGATATAAGTGATATTGATGTTATTGAAATAAATGAAGCTTTTGCTGCCCAAATTTTAGGTGTATTTGAACTATTAAAAGAGAAAGTAAATTTAACAGATGAAATTTTAAATGAGAATATGAACGTAAATGGAAGTGGAATAGCTTTAGGACACCCTGTTGGTGCTAGTGCAAATAGAATTATTGTTTCATTAATTTATGAGATGTTAAAACAAAACTCTACATATGGTTTAGCTTCATTATGTATCGGAGGGGGACTAGGAACTGCTATTTTACTTAAAAAAGTATAG
- a CDS encoding PAS domain-containing sensor histidine kinase — protein sequence MDALPNPIYYKDIKGDFIRCNTRFADLASTSKKKVIGKSAYEFFPKSAADRHKQIDVQIMKTLQPYEDEVHFIKKDGEVRYYNLSKAVCLDYKGMVAGIVCIMTDITERIKEKELLIQQSKFAEMGEMIAAIAHQWNEPLVELSAQIQKMQLFYSSNVIDKEKVSNFVIDSMVQIQYMSVTLNDFRNFLKPSVLKEEFEVKKAIKEIFEIVGKQIFYFNIKVNFEYNTNDEIMIYGYKNELKQVLLNVINNAKNKLVKLNEKNTFNGIITIRINESKKYNIIEVIDNGGAIEGSIMDRLFDPFFTTKENGTGIGLYMAKIIVEDKMSGKIEVKNDGKNVIFLIKIPKIKKHKYEDILIRR from the coding sequence TTGGACGCATTACCAAACCCCATATATTATAAAGATATAAAAGGGGATTTTATAAGATGTAATACTAGATTTGCAGATTTGGCTAGTACTTCTAAGAAAAAAGTTATAGGTAAGTCTGCTTATGAATTTTTTCCTAAAAGTGCTGCTGATAGGCATAAACAAATTGATGTGCAAATCATGAAAACTTTGCAACCTTATGAGGATGAAGTACATTTCATAAAAAAAGATGGTGAAGTAAGATATTACAATTTAAGTAAGGCTGTATGTTTAGATTATAAAGGCATGGTTGCTGGTATTGTTTGCATTATGACAGATATTACTGAAAGAATCAAAGAAAAAGAACTTTTAATCCAACAAAGTAAGTTTGCTGAAATGGGTGAAATGATAGCTGCAATTGCTCATCAATGGAATGAGCCTTTGGTTGAACTTTCTGCACAAATTCAGAAAATGCAACTTTTTTACTCTTCAAATGTTATTGATAAAGAAAAAGTATCTAATTTTGTAATTGATTCTATGGTTCAAATTCAATATATGTCTGTGACTTTAAATGATTTTAGAAATTTCCTAAAACCATCTGTTTTAAAAGAAGAGTTTGAAGTTAAAAAAGCAATAAAAGAAATTTTTGAAATAGTCGGTAAACAAATTTTTTATTTTAATATCAAAGTAAACTTTGAATATAACACTAATGATGAAATAATGATTTATGGCTATAAAAATGAGTTAAAACAGGTTTTATTAAATGTTATAAATAATGCAAAAAATAAACTTGTAAAACTTAATGAAAAAAATACTTTCAATGGAATCATCACAATTAGAATAAATGAGAGTAAAAAATATAATATTATTGAAGTTATTGATAATGGAGGTGCTATTGAAGGAAGTATTATGGACCGTTTATTCGATCCATTCTTTACAACAAAAGAAAATGGCACTGGAATTGGATTATATATGGCAAAAATTATAGTTGAAGATAAAATGTCTGGAAAAATTGAAGTTAAGAATGATGGTAAAAATGTAATATTTTTAATCAAAATCCCAAAAATAAAGAAGCATAAATATGAAGATATTCTTATTAGAAGATAA
- a CDS encoding response regulator transcription factor, whose amino-acid sequence MKIFLLEDNKTLNEAIKLKFELKGYKVYSYLCGEEAFNNITNGFSCFLLDIHVPNVDGLKILKKIREYYDNVPVVIISSTVELDIIKKSYSFGCNDYLKKPFFIDELEIKVDKLCNIPDNEVLFDEKSFFNFSESIITIDGEKKVLTEKENLLVNLFLLNKNKLVSYENIQNYVWKGEYASIDAIRTLIRRLRKKIDKTTIKASSNRGYYLYVEC is encoded by the coding sequence ATGAAGATATTCTTATTAGAAGATAATAAAACATTAAATGAAGCAATTAAATTAAAATTTGAATTAAAAGGTTATAAAGTATATTCATACTTATGTGGTGAAGAAGCTTTTAATAATATTACAAATGGTTTTTCATGTTTTCTTCTTGATATTCATGTTCCAAATGTAGATGGATTAAAAATTCTTAAAAAGATACGTGAATATTATGATAATGTTCCTGTTGTAATTATCTCATCAACTGTAGAACTTGATATTATAAAAAAATCATATAGTTTTGGTTGCAATGATTATTTAAAAAAACCATTTTTTATAGATGAATTGGAAATCAAAGTTGATAAACTTTGTAATATTCCTGATAATGAAGTTCTTTTTGATGAGAAGAGTTTTTTCAATTTTAGTGAAAGTATTATTACTATTGATGGAGAAAAGAAAGTATTAACTGAAAAAGAAAATCTACTTGTAAATCTATTTTTATTAAATAAAAATAAATTAGTGAGTTATGAAAACATACAAAACTATGTTTGGAAAGGTGAATATGCATCTATTGATGCAATAAGAACACTTATTAGAAGATTAAGAAAGAAAATAGATAAGACTACTATAAAAGCTTCATCTAACAGAGGATACTATTTATATGTAGAATGTTGA
- a CDS encoding response regulator transcription factor codes for MKILLLEDNKKLNETITKRLKMKGYNLLTFTDGAQAFEAVSDGFSCFILDINVPNIDGIKILKKIREYYPTLPVIIISASVELDVIKQAYDFGCNDFLKKPFFIDELEIKIEKLCKIQNDEIFFDENCCFDFKSSVIKMNDKEIRLTKKEKLLMNLFLTKKNQVISYESIENYVWEGNFASLESIRSLIRRVRKVIDKEYIQTVVDTGYIFKSN; via the coding sequence TTGAAAATTCTATTATTAGAAGATAATAAAAAGTTAAATGAAACTATAACAAAACGACTAAAAATGAAAGGATATAATCTTTTAACTTTTACAGACGGAGCACAGGCGTTTGAAGCGGTATCAGATGGTTTTTCATGTTTTATTTTAGATATAAATGTTCCAAATATTGATGGAATAAAGATCCTTAAAAAAATTAGAGAGTATTATCCTACTTTACCTGTAATTATTATAAGCGCAAGTGTTGAACTTGATGTCATAAAACAAGCCTATGATTTTGGATGTAATGATTTTTTAAAGAAACCATTTTTCATAGATGAATTAGAAATCAAAATTGAAAAACTCTGTAAAATACAAAATGATGAGATATTTTTTGATGAGAATTGTTGTTTTGATTTTAAATCATCAGTAATTAAAATGAATGATAAAGAAATTAGATTAACAAAAAAAGAAAAACTTTTAATGAATCTATTTTTAACAAAAAAGAATCAAGTAATATCATACGAATCTATAGAAAATTATGTTTGGGAAGGTAATTTTGCATCTTTAGAATCAATAAGAAGCCTTATTAGACGAGTAAGAAAAGTAATTGATAAAGAGTATATTCAAACTGTTGTTGATACAGGATATATATTTAAAAGTAACTAA
- a CDS encoding sensor histidine kinase: MKFFLLFSILFLNFLFANTSKEVLVLHSYHKGYAWSDDISKAIEKTFSEYKKAEIEVTTVYMDTKRIDNAEYLNSLAKLYKQQFEGRIFDLIIVSDNTAFDFMIKYHEYLFKNTPVLFCGINNFDKVLLDENNLKNYMTGVAEDVDLEKNFELISKLHPKLKNLLIINDTSNTGYAVKRDLRPIIEKYKNKFNIEYTDDLEINNLRQKVSNLDKENSVILFVLLFKDTTGKYFTYKQSFAQVKEVSQVPIYGLWDFYLDNGIVGGLLTSAIAQGESVSKMALQIFNGKKISDIPIIEKSPNIYMFDYKELDKFNIDISPYIGNPVIINEPATVYKEHSKLFIFTALIIFILSTIVIILKANIQRREKLELELSNRIEFDKVLLDTIPNPIYYKNVDGKFLGCNISFASLVNSSRDEIIGKTAFDFFSFKVANANTIIDQELLTTFSTSTSEFTFHTPTNEMKHIILNKAVYKNIDGTVGGIVCIMDDITERVQQKQFLIQQSKLAEMGDMIAAIAHQWNEPLVELSALVQDIQTSYLLNELKDMEVKDFVNDSMVQIKYMSKTLSDFRNFLKPSTKKKLFSISKALREINEIIGKQIFYSNIEMTFNYKNENEELLIYGYENEFKQVLLNLLNNAKNKIVEKNTDFGKKAHININIERSSNYNIIEIIDDGGAIDEKIIHSIFDPYFTTKESGTGFGLYMAKVIIEDKMRGIIKVRNDNNNVVFTIKLPHKKVQN, encoded by the coding sequence ATGAAATTTTTTTTACTATTTAGCATACTTTTTTTAAATTTTCTTTTTGCAAATACTAGCAAAGAAGTATTGGTTTTACACTCTTATCATAAGGGATATGCTTGGAGTGATGACATATCAAAAGCTATAGAAAAAACTTTTTCTGAATATAAAAAAGCAGAAATAGAAGTTACAACTGTTTATATGGATACAAAAAGAATTGATAATGCAGAATACTTAAATAGCCTCGCAAAACTTTACAAACAACAATTTGAGGGTAGAATCTTTGATTTAATAATCGTAAGTGATAACACTGCTTTTGATTTTATGATTAAATATCATGAATATTTATTTAAAAATACTCCCGTTTTATTTTGTGGAATAAACAATTTTGACAAGGTATTATTAGATGAAAATAATTTAAAAAACTATATGACAGGTGTTGCTGAAGATGTTGATTTAGAAAAAAACTTTGAACTTATTTCAAAACTACATCCAAAATTGAAAAATCTTTTAATAATTAATGATACTTCAAATACAGGTTATGCAGTTAAAAGAGATTTGCGACCAATAATTGAAAAATACAAAAATAAATTTAACATTGAATATACAGATGATTTAGAAATAAATAATTTAAGACAAAAAGTTTCAAATTTAGATAAAGAAAATAGTGTAATACTATTTGTTCTTTTATTCAAAGATACCACGGGAAAATACTTTACCTATAAACAAAGTTTTGCACAAGTAAAAGAAGTAAGTCAAGTTCCAATTTATGGTCTTTGGGATTTCTATTTAGATAATGGGATAGTAGGTGGTCTTTTAACTTCTGCAATTGCTCAAGGAGAATCGGTTTCAAAAATGGCTCTTCAAATTTTTAATGGAAAAAAAATATCTGATATTCCAATAATTGAAAAATCTCCAAATATTTATATGTTTGACTACAAAGAGTTAGATAAATTTAACATTGACATTTCTCCTTATATTGGTAATCCAGTGATAATAAATGAGCCTGCAACTGTATATAAAGAGCATTCAAAACTTTTTATATTTACAGCTTTAATAATATTTATACTTAGTACAATTGTTATTATATTAAAAGCAAATATTCAAAGAAGAGAAAAACTAGAATTAGAGTTATCAAATAGAATAGAATTTGATAAAGTTTTACTAGATACCATTCCAAATCCAATATATTACAAAAATGTTGATGGTAAGTTTTTAGGCTGTAATATCAGCTTTGCATCTTTAGTAAATAGTAGCAGAGATGAAATTATTGGAAAAACTGCTTTTGATTTCTTTTCATTTAAAGTTGCAAATGCAAACACTATAATAGACCAAGAATTACTAACAACTTTTTCAACAAGTACCTCTGAATTTACTTTTCATACACCAACAAATGAGATGAAACATATAATTTTAAATAAAGCTGTTTATAAAAATATAGATGGAACCGTTGGTGGAATTGTTTGTATTATGGATGATATAACAGAAAGAGTTCAACAAAAACAATTCTTGATACAACAAAGTAAATTGGCAGAAATGGGTGATATGATTGCTGCAATTGCCCACCAATGGAATGAACCTTTGGTGGAATTATCAGCATTGGTTCAAGATATACAAACATCATATTTATTAAATGAATTAAAAGATATGGAAGTTAAAGATTTCGTAAATGATTCAATGGTGCAAATTAAATATATGTCAAAAACATTAAGTGATTTTAGAAACTTCTTGAAACCATCAACTAAAAAAAAGTTATTCTCCATATCAAAAGCATTAAGAGAGATTAATGAAATTATTGGAAAACAAATATTTTATTCAAATATTGAAATGACTTTTAATTATAAAAATGAAAATGAAGAACTTCTAATTTATGGCTATGAAAATGAATTTAAGCAAGTTTTATTAAATCTGTTGAATAATGCAAAAAATAAAATAGTTGAAAAAAATACTGATTTTGGTAAAAAAGCACATATCAATATCAATATAGAAAGATCATCAAATTACAATATTATTGAAATAATTGATGATGGTGGAGCAATTGATGAAAAAATTATACATTCAATATTTGATCCATACTTCACTACAAAAGAATCAGGAACTGGCTTTGGTCTTTATATGGCAAAAGTAATAATTGAAGATAAAATGAGAGGAATAATTAAAGTTAGAAATGATAACAATAATGTTGTTTTCACTATAAAACTTCCCCATAAAAAGGTACAAAATTGA
- a CDS encoding LutC/YkgG family protein, producing MTSKELILKNIKENNIVKEVPLPSYDNFGIKFEDKFQTFSTMIESVGGKALLINKSDLDKTIKELYPDEKQIASNVEFCNVGNFNANEQEDVHTLKDIDLAVVKGNFAIAENGAIWMKDEENRHRALYFIAQNIVIVIDEKDILNNMHEAYQKLNFDNNGYGVFISGPSKTADIEQSLVIGAHGPKSGYVIFTKS from the coding sequence ATGACTAGTAAAGAATTAATACTTAAAAATATAAAAGAGAATAATATAGTAAAAGAAGTTCCTCTTCCATCATATGATAACTTTGGAATAAAATTTGAAGATAAGTTTCAAACTTTTTCAACAATGATTGAAAGTGTGGGAGGGAAAGCTTTATTAATAAATAAATCTGATTTGGATAAAACTATTAAAGAGTTGTACCCAGATGAAAAACAAATTGCATCAAATGTTGAATTTTGCAATGTTGGAAATTTTAATGCTAATGAACAAGAAGATGTTCATACTTTAAAAGATATTGATTTAGCAGTTGTAAAAGGTAATTTTGCAATTGCAGAAAATGGTGCTATTTGGATGAAAGATGAAGAAAATAGACATAGAGCTTTATATTTTATAGCACAGAATATTGTTATTGTAATTGATGAAAAAGATATACTAAATAATATGCATGAAGCTTATCAAAAATTAAATTTTGATAATAATGGATATGGTGTATTTATTTCAGGACCATCAAAAACAGCTGATATAGAACAATCATTAGTTATCGGAGCTCATGGACCAAAATCTGGCTATGTAATTTTTACAAAATCTTGA
- a CDS encoding lactate utilization protein B, whose amino-acid sequence MSTNHNHSDNAKVFVANDERMHWHDQALWFVREKRDRASKSIPEWEQLREFASQIKTHTMANLDKYLIEFEKNAKAKGITVHFAIDAKEHNEIAYRLLKEKNVTKLVKSKSMLTEECHLNPFLEERGIEVIDTDLGERIVQLRNEPPSHIVLPAIHLKKMDVSDTFHEHLGTQKGNDDPTYLTRAARASLREDFLTAQAGLTGVNFAIAQTGGVVVCTNEGNADMGASVPKLHIASMGIEKIIPRLEDLSVFTRLLARSATGQPITSYTSHFHAPIEGGEMHIIIVDNNRSQFLASQKNKKALNCIRCGACMNTCPVYRRSGGHSYEYVIPGPIGSILGAKKEPEKHNSLPFACTLCGSCTNVCPVKIDLDSQLYSLRQDLGNANLIDSKKKMAMKVTAWLMGKPALFDFAGKVARKIVPKLPNSLLYNKGNIWGKQRDLPKMPEKSFKEMFIAGDLDD is encoded by the coding sequence ATGAGTACAAATCACAATCACTCAGATAATGCAAAAGTATTTGTAGCCAATGATGAAAGAATGCACTGGCATGACCAAGCATTATGGTTCGTAAGAGAAAAAAGAGACAGAGCTAGTAAATCAATTCCAGAATGGGAACAATTAAGAGAATTTGCAAGTCAAATAAAAACTCATACTATGGCAAATCTTGATAAATATTTAATTGAGTTTGAAAAAAATGCAAAAGCAAAGGGAATTACAGTTCATTTTGCAATTGATGCAAAAGAGCACAATGAAATTGCATATAGACTTTTAAAAGAAAAAAATGTTACGAAATTAGTTAAATCAAAATCTATGCTAACAGAAGAGTGTCATTTAAATCCATTTTTAGAAGAAAGGGGTATAGAAGTTATTGACACAGATTTAGGTGAAAGAATTGTTCAATTGAGAAATGAACCACCTTCTCATATTGTATTACCAGCTATTCATCTTAAAAAAATGGATGTATCTGATACCTTTCATGAACATTTAGGAACCCAAAAAGGAAATGATGATCCTACTTATTTAACAAGAGCAGCAAGAGCCAGTTTAAGAGAAGATTTTTTAACTGCACAAGCAGGACTGACAGGTGTAAACTTCGCAATTGCTCAAACAGGTGGAGTTGTTGTTTGTACAAATGAAGGAAATGCTGATATGGGAGCTAGTGTTCCAAAGCTACATATCGCTTCAATGGGAATTGAAAAAATCATTCCTAGACTTGAAGATTTATCTGTATTTACAAGGTTACTAGCAAGAAGTGCAACGGGACAGCCAATCACTTCATATACTTCTCATTTTCACGCTCCTATTGAAGGTGGAGAAATGCATATTATTATTGTTGATAATAATAGATCTCAATTTTTAGCATCACAAAAAAATAAAAAAGCATTAAACTGCATTAGATGTGGTGCTTGTATGAACACTTGTCCTGTTTATAGAAGAAGTGGTGGTCACTCTTACGAATATGTAATTCCTGGACCAATTGGTTCAATATTAGGAGCCAAAAAAGAACCTGAAAAACATAATTCATTGCCATTTGCATGTACTTTATGCGGTTCTTGTACAAATGTTTGTCCTGTAAAAATAGATTTAGACTCACAACTTTATAGTTTAAGACAAGACTTAGGAAATGCAAATTTAATCGATTCAAAGAAAAAAATGGCTATGAAGGTAACCGCTTGGTTAATGGGAAAACCTGCATTATTTGACTTTGCTGGAAAAGTTGCTAGAAAAATTGTTCCAAAACTACCAAATTCACTACTTTATAATAAAGGAAATATTTGGGGGAAACAAAGAGATTTACCAAAAATGCCAGAGAAAAGTTTTAAAGAAATGTTTATAGCAGGAGACTTAGATGACTAG
- a CDS encoding (Fe-S)-binding protein: protein MKIGLFIPCFMNELYPDICKATYQVLKRQGLNVEYPLNQTCCGQPMANSGCSKDVKNLAINFVNTFKEFDYIVAPSGSCVSMVKEHYNEFFNNDKDYNKVKASIYEVCEFLHDIIKVENLNLNISFPYKVGLHNSCHGHRVLKLGTASELNVPYNSKLENILNTVNNIELVELKRKDECCGFGGTFSVAEEDISVAMGKDRIKDHLDSSAQIMTGADMSCLMHMDGLINRNNYPIKVMHIVEILAGVKP, encoded by the coding sequence ATGAAAATAGGCTTATTTATACCATGTTTTATGAATGAACTATATCCTGATATTTGCAAAGCAACATACCAAGTATTAAAAAGACAAGGTTTAAATGTAGAGTATCCACTTAATCAAACTTGTTGTGGTCAGCCAATGGCAAATTCTGGTTGTTCCAAAGATGTTAAGAATCTAGCAATAAACTTCGTAAATACATTTAAAGAATTTGATTATATTGTAGCACCTAGTGGCTCTTGTGTATCAATGGTAAAAGAACACTATAATGAATTTTTCAATAATGATAAAGATTACAATAAAGTAAAAGCTTCTATTTATGAAGTATGCGAATTTTTACATGATATTATAAAAGTTGAAAATTTAAATTTAAATATTTCATTTCCTTATAAAGTAGGATTACATAACTCTTGTCATGGACATAGAGTTTTAAAATTAGGAACGGCTAGTGAACTTAATGTTCCATATAATTCAAAGTTAGAAAATATTTTAAATACAGTTAATAATATTGAATTAGTTGAGTTAAAAAGAAAAGATGAATGTTGTGGTTTTGGTGGTACCTTTTCAGTTGCAGAAGAAGATATTTCAGTTGCAATGGGAAAAGATAGGATCAAAGATCATCTAGATTCATCAGCACAAATTATGACAGGAGCTGATATGTCATGTTTAATGCATATGGATGGATTAATAAACAGAAATAACTATCCAATAAAAGTAATGCATATAGTTGAAATTCTTGCAGGAGTTAAACCATGA
- a CDS encoding class I SAM-dependent methyltransferase, producing MAQKDNTEFYKKSIEKYGISAQGVQWNSDYSQYKRFEILTSFIKNNIKESSIIDAGCGFAEYYNYLFDNDLKPKSYLGIDCEEQMINLASKRFLNTTFKKKDILKEELDFADYYICSGAMNILEENEVFIFINKCYYSSKKAFIFNFLKNDSLTKVSKTQVINHCSTLSSKIKIKENYLSNDFSIYLEK from the coding sequence ATGGCACAAAAAGATAATACTGAATTTTATAAAAAATCAATTGAGAAATATGGAATAAGTGCTCAAGGGGTACAGTGGAATTCAGATTATTCACAATATAAAAGATTTGAAATACTAACAAGCTTTATAAAAAATAACATTAAAGAATCTTCAATAATTGATGCAGGATGCGGCTTTGCAGAGTATTATAATTATTTGTTTGATAATGATCTAAAACCAAAATCCTATTTAGGAATAGATTGTGAAGAGCAAATGATTAATCTAGCTTCAAAGAGATTTCTGAATACTACATTTAAAAAGAAAGATATATTAAAAGAAGAATTAGACTTTGCAGATTATTATATTTGTAGTGGCGCTATGAACATATTAGAAGAAAACGAAGTTTTTATTTTTATAAATAAATGTTACTACTCTTCAAAAAAAGCTTTTATTTTTAATTTTTTAAAAAATGATTCTTTAACAAAAGTTAGTAAAACACAAGTAATAAACCATTGTTCAACACTTTCTTCTAAAATAAAAATTAAGGAAAATTATTTAAGTAACGATTTTTCAATATATCTGGAAAAATAA